From a single Oceanispirochaeta sp. M1 genomic region:
- a CDS encoding ion transporter: MDNNLTPKRSKINFKKWYDFIMLFLIIYVLGQLAIEIIVPFRESTSLILSRIDFTICIIFLTDWFYFLFKSESKKLYIKKNWIGLLASIPFTQILRPLRFFRLFRIAKSFRLLKGLRGASPLFRFLLKNKSRSALSIYLFLTTIIYSYCSLGMYNFEKGINESINGFPDVLWMSFTTLTSVGYGDIYPVTGGGRIMAAILVITGMGLFSLLTAEFATLILSFTKTGNENKTLEEIPK; the protein is encoded by the coding sequence AAAATAAACTTTAAGAAATGGTATGACTTCATAATGCTTTTCCTAATTATATATGTACTAGGTCAGTTAGCTATCGAAATCATAGTACCTTTCAGGGAATCGACTTCTCTTATATTGTCCCGAATAGATTTTACAATTTGCATCATATTCTTAACTGATTGGTTTTACTTTCTCTTTAAATCTGAAAGTAAGAAACTGTATATTAAGAAAAACTGGATAGGTCTTTTAGCATCAATTCCATTCACTCAGATTCTAAGACCATTAAGATTCTTCCGGTTGTTTAGAATAGCAAAGTCGTTTCGCCTTCTCAAAGGTCTTAGAGGAGCTTCTCCTTTATTCAGGTTCCTTCTTAAGAATAAATCCAGATCTGCTCTTTCGATTTATCTTTTCTTAACAACCATCATCTATTCATATTGTTCTCTTGGAATGTATAACTTTGAAAAAGGAATCAATGAAAGTATCAATGGATTTCCTGATGTATTATGGATGAGTTTTACAACACTTACTTCTGTTGGATATGGAGATATTTACCCAGTAACAGGAGGTGGAAGAATTATGGCAGCTATTCTTGTTATAACAGGTATGGGATTATTCTCCCTTCTTACAGCTGAATTTGCAACTCTGATTCTTTCATTTACAAAAACAGGAAATGAGAATAAAACTCTTGAAGAGATTCCCAAATGA